A genomic segment from Halomonas sp. TA22 encodes:
- a CDS encoding methionine ABC transporter ATP-binding protein: MIRLNNVTKTYGSGPSAVEALKDVNLHVPEGSIYGVIGLSGAGKSTLIRCVNLLERPTSGSVEVGGQELTALSGSALNQARHQIGMIFQHFNLLASRTVFANVALPLELMGVKKSDIRERVAPLLELVGLADKTDQYPAQLSGGQKQRVAIARALASRPKVLLCDEATSALDPQTTGSILELLQDINRRLGLTILLITHEMSVVKSICHRVGLISGGKLVEEAEVGDFFTAPSTRLGRDFINQFLQLEPPQALVARLQAQPGEHTHPVVRLAFSGDAVATPLISRLARECGVDVSILQAKVESIRERTLGLMIAELIGSAQKTRAAIDYLESHDLHVEVLGHVQRDA, encoded by the coding sequence ATGATCCGACTCAATAACGTAACCAAGACCTATGGTAGTGGCCCCAGTGCCGTAGAGGCACTCAAGGACGTGAACCTGCACGTGCCCGAGGGGAGCATCTATGGCGTCATCGGCCTCTCTGGCGCCGGCAAATCGACACTGATTCGCTGTGTCAATCTGCTCGAGCGGCCGACCTCGGGCAGCGTCGAAGTGGGTGGCCAGGAGCTGACCGCGCTCAGCGGCAGTGCCCTCAATCAGGCGCGCCATCAGATCGGCATGATCTTCCAGCACTTCAATCTGCTCGCCTCACGTACCGTATTCGCCAATGTCGCTCTCCCGCTGGAGCTGATGGGCGTCAAGAAGAGCGATATCCGCGAACGCGTAGCGCCACTGCTCGAGCTGGTCGGTCTCGCCGACAAGACGGATCAATACCCGGCACAACTCTCCGGTGGCCAGAAGCAGCGTGTCGCCATCGCACGGGCCCTGGCCAGCCGCCCCAAGGTGCTACTGTGCGACGAGGCCACCTCGGCGTTGGATCCACAGACCACCGGTTCGATCCTGGAGCTCTTGCAGGACATCAACCGCCGTCTGGGGCTGACCATTCTATTGATTACTCATGAGATGTCGGTGGTCAAGAGCATCTGCCATCGTGTCGGCCTGATCTCCGGCGGGAAGTTGGTGGAGGAGGCGGAAGTCGGCGACTTCTTCACCGCACCGAGCACCCGGCTGGGCCGCGACTTCATCAATCAGTTCCTGCAGCTGGAGCCCCCGCAAGCGCTGGTCGCTCGCCTTCAGGCACAGCCCGGTGAACATACCCACCCGGTGGTGCGCCTAGCCTTTTCCGGGGATGCCGTGGCCACACCATTGATTTCACGGCTGGCGCGGGAGTGCGGTGTCGATGTCAGCATTCTCCAAGCCAAGGTCGAATCGATCCGTGAACGCACCCTGGGCTTGATGATTGCCGAATTGATCGGCTCGGCGCAGAAGACCCGCGCAGCGATCGACTATCTCGAAAGTCATGATCTACACGTGGAGGTATTGGGCCATGTCCAACGCGATGCTTGA
- a CDS encoding methionine ABC transporter permease, which produces MSNAMLELIFRATLDTLYMVGIAGLISALLGVPLGVLLYVTRPRQILAQPVLNRVLGMVTNIGRSVPFIILMVAIIPFTRMIVGTSIGTNAAIVPLTIAAIPFVARLVEGALNEISPGLIEAAQSMGATPYQIITKVLLPEAKGGIITGLTITAVTLVSYSAMAGAIGGGGLGDLGIRYGYNRFDPTVMLITVVILVVMVQGFQSLGDYLVRRADHK; this is translated from the coding sequence ATGTCCAACGCGATGCTTGAGCTGATCTTCCGGGCAACGCTCGACACTCTCTATATGGTGGGAATAGCGGGACTAATCTCCGCCCTGCTGGGCGTGCCGCTCGGCGTGCTACTGTATGTCACCCGCCCTCGGCAGATCCTTGCCCAGCCGGTTCTGAACCGTGTGCTGGGCATGGTGACCAACATTGGCCGCTCGGTCCCCTTCATCATTCTGATGGTAGCGATCATTCCCTTTACACGCATGATCGTCGGAACCTCGATCGGCACCAATGCGGCCATCGTCCCACTGACCATTGCCGCCATTCCCTTCGTTGCCCGCCTGGTCGAAGGGGCGCTGAACGAGATATCGCCGGGCCTGATCGAAGCCGCCCAGTCGATGGGCGCCACCCCCTATCAGATCATCACCAAGGTGCTGCTTCCCGAAGCCAAGGGGGGGATCATCACCGGCCTGACCATCACCGCGGTCACCCTGGTCAGCTATTCGGCAATGGCCGGCGCAATCGGTGGCGGCGGCCTGGGCGATCTGGGCATCCGCTATGGCTACAACCGCTTCGATCCCACGGTCATGCTGATCACCGTGGTGATCCTGGTGGTCATGGTGCAGGGCTTCCAGAGCCTTGGCGACTATCTGGTCCGCCGCGCCGATCACAAATAA
- a CDS encoding MetQ/NlpA family ABC transporter substrate-binding protein — translation MRDTLTHLLRPSRLLGAATLLGAALLAGCGDDSNGDGGSIRIGTVAGPETEVMEVAARIAKEEYDLDVEIIEFTDYISPNAALADGSLDANAYQHEPYLQSMVEDRNYDFAIAGRTFVYPIGAYSERHASIDDLPERAMIALPNDPSNEGRALILMHNEGMIELDDPNNLEATPINVISNPHNFRFREIEAAQLPRVLPDVDLAFINNTFAQPAGLNLADDALLREGPESPYVNLIVVRGGDQEREEIQQLVSAYQRDEVAAKAEELFQGSAIPGWE, via the coding sequence ATGCGAGACACGCTGACCCACCTTCTACGCCCGAGCCGTCTGCTGGGTGCCGCCACGCTGCTCGGCGCTGCCCTCCTGGCAGGCTGCGGTGACGACTCCAATGGCGATGGCGGTTCGATCCGCATCGGCACCGTCGCCGGTCCCGAGACCGAGGTGATGGAGGTCGCTGCACGCATCGCCAAGGAGGAGTACGATCTCGACGTCGAGATCATCGAGTTCACCGATTACATCTCGCCCAATGCCGCCCTCGCCGATGGCAGCCTGGATGCCAATGCCTACCAGCACGAGCCCTACCTGCAGAGCATGGTCGAAGATCGCAACTATGACTTCGCCATTGCCGGGCGCACCTTCGTCTATCCGATAGGGGCCTACTCCGAGCGCCACGCCAGCATCGACGACCTTCCCGAGCGCGCCATGATCGCCCTGCCCAACGACCCGTCGAACGAAGGCCGCGCACTGATCCTGATGCACAACGAAGGCATGATCGAGCTCGACGATCCCAACAACCTCGAAGCCACCCCGATCAACGTGATCAGCAACCCGCACAACTTCCGCTTCCGTGAAATCGAGGCAGCACAACTGCCGCGGGTGCTGCCGGATGTCGATCTGGCCTTCATCAACAACACCTTTGCCCAGCCCGCCGGTCTCAACCTGGCCGACGATGCGCTGCTCCGCGAAGGCCCCGAGTCCCCCTACGTCAACCTGATCGTGGTGCGCGGTGGCGACCAGGAGCGCGAGGAGATCCAGCAATTGGTCAGCGCCTATCAGCGCGATGAAGTGGCCGCAAAGGCCGAAGAACTGTTCCAGGGCAGCGCCATTCCTGGCTGGGAGTGA
- a CDS encoding GAF domain-containing protein: MIDYSLLARQLVSLLDSRDALVNSAQTCAFIMQEIPDLNWAGFYLQREENVLMLGPFQGKPACNPIPFSKGVCGMAARTRQTQRIEDVHAVADHIACDAASRSELVVPIVVGERLWGVLDLDSPRQGRFMHEDQTGIEALVARFAAATDLEFWP; encoded by the coding sequence ATGATCGACTACTCCTTACTTGCACGGCAGCTCGTATCTCTGCTCGACAGCCGCGACGCCCTCGTCAACAGCGCCCAGACCTGCGCCTTCATCATGCAGGAGATCCCCGACCTCAACTGGGCCGGCTTCTATCTTCAGCGTGAGGAGAACGTGCTGATGCTGGGCCCTTTCCAAGGCAAACCCGCCTGCAATCCCATCCCCTTCAGCAAGGGGGTATGCGGCATGGCGGCGCGTACGCGCCAGACGCAGCGCATCGAAGATGTACACGCCGTGGCCGACCACATCGCCTGCGACGCGGCATCGCGCTCCGAACTGGTCGTGCCGATAGTGGTGGGAGAGCGACTATGGGGCGTGCTCGACTTGGATAGCCCACGCCAGGGGCGCTTCATGCATGAGGATCAGACGGGCATTGAAGCATTGGTAGCGCGCTTCGCCGCCGCCACGGATCTCGAATTCTGGCCCTGA
- the glpK gene encoding glycerol kinase GlpK, whose protein sequence is MANYLLAIDQGTTSSRAILFDRSGQPVSTSQHEFPQHFPRDGWIEHDPEDIWTSVERTCRDTLEQAGIGVEEIVGIGITNQRETTLLWDRQTGKALHNAIVWQDRRTASECQRLSDAGHGKLLQERTGLLIDPYFSASKLAWLLEHVDGARERAERGELAFGTVDTFLIWRLTGGRQHVTDATNASRTALFNIHSQRWDDDLLGLFGIPAKLLPEVKDSSDDFGTAEASFLGRPLPIAGVAGDQQAALFGQACFEPGMGKSTYGTGCFLVVNTGEKAETSRNRLLTTIAYRLNGKPTYAMEGSIFVAGATVQWLRDGLKLFAEATETEALAGQTRAGHSVYLVPAFTGLGAPHWDPQARGAILGLTRDTGIAEIVAAGLQAVCYQTRDLQVCMSDDMAATTDTLRVDGGMVSNNWLIQFLADMLGVKVDRPTVLETTALGAAYLAGLRLGWYKDLDEIARLWRCERTFTPSMGEEERERLYRGWLDAVGRVKSASPTS, encoded by the coding sequence ATGGCCAACTATCTGCTTGCTATCGACCAGGGCACCACCAGCTCGCGGGCGATTCTCTTCGACCGCTCGGGGCAGCCCGTGTCCACCTCGCAGCACGAGTTTCCTCAGCACTTTCCCCGCGATGGCTGGATCGAGCACGATCCCGAGGATATCTGGACGAGCGTGGAGAGGACCTGCCGCGATACCCTCGAGCAGGCGGGTATTGGCGTCGAGGAGATCGTCGGCATCGGCATCACCAATCAGCGCGAAACGACGCTGCTGTGGGACCGGCAGACAGGCAAGGCGCTGCACAATGCCATCGTCTGGCAGGATCGGCGCACGGCAAGCGAGTGTCAGCGACTTAGTGATGCCGGACATGGCAAGTTGCTACAGGAGCGTACGGGGCTATTGATCGACCCCTACTTTTCGGCTTCCAAGCTGGCCTGGCTACTCGAGCATGTCGACGGCGCGCGGGAGCGTGCCGAACGCGGCGAGCTGGCGTTCGGCACCGTCGACACCTTCCTGATCTGGCGCCTCACCGGCGGCAGGCAACATGTCACCGATGCCACCAACGCCTCGCGAACGGCACTGTTCAATATCCATTCCCAGCGGTGGGATGACGACCTGCTCGGTCTGTTCGGGATTCCCGCCAAGCTACTACCCGAGGTCAAGGACTCGAGTGACGATTTCGGCACCGCCGAGGCGTCGTTTCTGGGACGACCGCTCCCGATTGCCGGCGTGGCGGGGGACCAGCAGGCGGCATTGTTCGGGCAGGCCTGCTTCGAACCTGGGATGGGCAAGAGCACCTATGGGACCGGCTGCTTTTTGGTCGTCAATACCGGGGAGAAGGCCGAAACCTCGCGCAATCGCTTGCTGACCACGATCGCCTATCGGCTGAATGGCAAGCCGACCTATGCCATGGAGGGGAGCATCTTCGTTGCCGGGGCGACCGTGCAGTGGCTGCGCGATGGTCTCAAGCTGTTCGCCGAGGCCACCGAGACCGAAGCGCTGGCGGGACAGACTCGTGCCGGTCATAGCGTCTATCTGGTCCCGGCCTTTACCGGCCTTGGGGCGCCTCACTGGGATCCCCAGGCGCGGGGGGCGATTCTCGGGCTGACCCGCGATACCGGCATTGCCGAGATCGTCGCGGCCGGCCTCCAGGCGGTGTGCTACCAGACTCGCGATCTACAGGTGTGCATGAGTGACGACATGGCAGCCACCACCGATACGTTGCGTGTCGACGGTGGCATGGTCAGCAACAACTGGCTGATCCAATTTCTCGCCGACATGCTGGGAGTTAAGGTGGATCGACCCACGGTGCTTGAGACGACGGCACTGGGGGCCGCCTATCTGGCGGGGTTGCGCCTTGGCTGGTACAAGGATCTCGATGAGATTGCCAGGCTATGGCGCTGCGAGCGCACCTTTACACCATCAATGGGCGAGGAGGAGCGCGAACGACTCTATAGGGGCTGGCTGGATGCAGTGGGGCGCGTCAAGTCGGCATCTCCAACCTCATGA
- a CDS encoding DeoR/GlpR family transcriptional regulator → MNQQQRQDAIVELVKRQGYATIEQLTSDFDVTPQTIRRDLNNLAAEGLIRRVHGGAGLESSTVNTAYSTRKTLNLDAKRRIATMLASFIPNDASLFINIGTSNEIVAEALKEHRGLEIITNNLNVAAALQHKEDFTVIVAGGQVRSRDGGIIGEATIDFINQFKVDFGIIGISGIDEDGSLLEFDYQEVRVAQAIIRNSRQVYLAADHSKFHRNPVVRQGNISQLDALFTDRRPSDGICRLLESNDVALHIA, encoded by the coding sequence ATGAACCAACAACAACGCCAGGATGCCATCGTCGAACTCGTCAAGCGGCAGGGATATGCCACGATCGAGCAGCTGACCAGCGATTTCGACGTCACGCCCCAGACCATACGCCGCGATCTGAACAATCTTGCCGCCGAAGGGCTGATCCGCCGGGTCCATGGTGGCGCAGGACTCGAATCGAGTACCGTCAATACCGCCTACAGCACCCGCAAGACCCTCAACCTCGACGCCAAGCGACGTATCGCGACGATGCTGGCAAGCTTCATACCCAATGACGCCTCACTGTTCATCAACATCGGCACCAGCAACGAGATCGTGGCCGAGGCGCTGAAGGAGCATCGCGGACTCGAGATCATTACCAACAACCTGAATGTGGCCGCCGCCCTTCAACACAAGGAGGACTTCACGGTGATCGTCGCCGGAGGTCAGGTGAGGTCGCGTGATGGCGGGATCATCGGCGAGGCGACCATCGATTTCATCAATCAGTTCAAGGTCGATTTCGGCATCATCGGCATCAGTGGCATCGATGAGGATGGCTCGCTACTCGAATTCGACTATCAGGAGGTGCGTGTCGCTCAGGCGATCATTCGCAACTCGCGCCAGGTCTACCTGGCTGCCGATCACTCCAAGTTCCACCGCAACCCCGTCGTTCGACAGGGCAACATTTCCCAGCTGGATGCGCTGTTTACCGACCGCCGGCCCAGCGATGGCATCTGCCGGTTGCTCGAGAGCAACGACGTCGCCCTGCATATCGCCTGA
- the glpD gene encoding glycerol-3-phosphate dehydrogenase, with protein sequence MAASPTSALLDLYIIGGGINGTGIANDAAGRGLAVGLCEQADLASATSSASSKLIHGGLRYLEHREFRLVREALREREVLLKKAPHIVWPLRFILPHQPHLRPAWMIRAGLFLYDHLGKRDSLPGSRRLRFDSSSPLKPTITQGFEYSDCWVDDARLVVLNALQAQQQSAEILVRTRCIDARQEQDHWHITLEDRDTGKQFVRHAKVLVNAAGPWVESFIRGQTTRQSRYGIRMIQGSHLVVPRLHDDERAYILQNKDGRIVFVLPYQQGFSLIGTTDRRYTGDPAKVAITPEETDYILEVVNDHFQQALTREDVVATYAGVRPLCDDECADPSAMTRDYTLDLDRRPGEPLMLSVFGGKITTYRKLAEATMQLLGETFPDMGPAWTAQALLPGGDIGTQEAFVARLLRDYPFLGEARARRFASSYGSLCLRFLDGCSSEEALGEHFGAGLTEAEVAYLTEVEWAHNTDDVLWRRSKLGLRVNQAERERLDAYIAKCRQRCAA encoded by the coding sequence ATGGCTGCAAGCCCAACTTCAGCGCTTCTGGATCTGTACATCATCGGTGGCGGCATCAATGGTACCGGCATCGCCAACGATGCGGCGGGACGAGGCCTGGCGGTCGGACTCTGCGAGCAGGCGGACCTGGCAAGCGCCACCTCCTCGGCCAGCAGCAAGTTGATCCATGGCGGTTTGCGCTATCTCGAGCATCGCGAGTTCCGCCTGGTCAGAGAAGCACTGCGCGAACGTGAGGTGCTACTGAAGAAAGCCCCACACATCGTTTGGCCACTGCGCTTCATCCTGCCCCATCAGCCACACTTGCGCCCGGCCTGGATGATTCGCGCCGGACTCTTCCTCTACGACCACCTAGGCAAGCGCGACAGCCTACCCGGCTCCAGGCGGCTGCGCTTCGATAGCAGCAGCCCACTCAAGCCAACCATCACCCAGGGCTTCGAATACTCTGACTGCTGGGTCGACGATGCGCGGCTGGTGGTGCTCAATGCCCTGCAGGCGCAGCAGCAGAGTGCCGAGATTCTAGTGCGGACGCGCTGTATCGATGCCCGACAGGAGCAGGATCATTGGCACATCACCCTTGAGGATCGCGATACCGGCAAGCAATTCGTGCGCCATGCCAAGGTGCTGGTCAATGCCGCTGGCCCATGGGTGGAGTCCTTCATCCGCGGCCAGACCACGCGCCAGTCGCGCTACGGGATTCGCATGATCCAGGGCAGCCACCTGGTGGTACCCCGTCTGCATGACGATGAACGCGCCTACATCCTGCAGAACAAGGATGGCCGCATCGTCTTCGTACTGCCCTATCAGCAGGGCTTCAGCCTGATCGGCACTACGGATCGGCGTTATACTGGCGATCCAGCCAAGGTGGCGATCACCCCTGAGGAGACCGACTATATTCTTGAGGTGGTAAACGATCACTTCCAGCAAGCACTCACCCGGGAAGATGTCGTGGCCACCTACGCTGGCGTACGCCCACTCTGCGACGATGAGTGCGCCGACCCCTCCGCCATGACCCGTGACTATACGCTTGACCTCGACAGGCGACCGGGCGAGCCGCTGATGCTGTCGGTATTCGGCGGCAAGATTACGACCTATCGCAAGCTCGCCGAAGCGACCATGCAGTTGCTTGGCGAGACGTTCCCCGACATGGGGCCGGCATGGACTGCCCAGGCGCTTCTGCCGGGGGGCGATATCGGTACTCAAGAGGCGTTTGTCGCCCGGCTGCTGCGTGACTATCCCTTCCTGGGTGAAGCGAGAGCCAGACGCTTCGCCTCGAGCTACGGCAGTCTCTGCCTGCGGTTCCTTGACGGCTGCAGCAGCGAAGAGGCGTTGGGGGAGCACTTCGGTGCCGGCCTGACCGAAGCCGAGGTGGCCTATCTCACCGAAGTCGAGTGGGCGCACAATACCGATGACGTGCTATGGCGCCGTTCCAAGCTCGGTCTGCGTGTGAATCAGGCCGAACGTGAACGGCTCGATGCCTATATTGCCAAGTGCCGCCAACGTTGTGCCGCTTGA
- a CDS encoding AEC family transporter yields MLWVMREIIVEIMLPIFILLGMGAFLHRLFRFHLPTLSILLTYLFLPVVVFNNLVRNEMEVSQLLEIGGFLILQFLVLAALTALFAKATKMDRELVPMFKNGIVLMNSGNFGLPVSQLVFAGNPVGVSVQITVLMFQNLLTYTYGVMTSASSQTTSLGKNLLELGKAPVLYALLLGLAFYLFDWELPTPLTVPLQQVSDAFIALALLVLGAQVAHPAIKELSPLFFLMVAGRLLVAPLIAIGVIFLVGLEGTVAQALLIASAFPMSRNSALFALQYNNRPEFAAQGVLVSTLLSCVTVPFFVFLAQWLFP; encoded by the coding sequence ATGCTGTGGGTCATGCGCGAAATCATCGTGGAGATCATGCTGCCGATCTTCATTCTACTGGGGATGGGCGCCTTCCTGCATCGTCTGTTCCGCTTTCACTTGCCAACACTCTCCATCCTGCTGACCTATCTGTTCCTGCCGGTGGTGGTGTTCAACAATCTCGTGCGCAATGAGATGGAGGTCTCGCAACTGCTCGAGATTGGTGGCTTCCTGATTCTGCAATTTCTTGTCCTGGCAGCACTTACCGCTTTGTTCGCCAAGGCGACAAAGATGGATAGGGAACTGGTCCCTATGTTCAAGAATGGCATTGTGTTGATGAACTCCGGCAACTTTGGCTTGCCGGTCAGTCAGTTGGTATTCGCGGGCAATCCAGTCGGGGTCTCGGTACAGATCACGGTGCTGATGTTCCAGAACCTGCTTACCTATACCTACGGCGTGATGACTTCTGCCTCCTCGCAAACGACCAGCCTGGGAAAGAATCTGCTCGAACTTGGCAAGGCGCCAGTGCTCTATGCATTGTTGCTGGGGCTCGCCTTCTATCTATTCGACTGGGAGCTGCCGACACCGCTGACGGTGCCTCTGCAGCAGGTATCGGATGCCTTCATCGCCCTGGCGCTGCTGGTGCTGGGAGCTCAGGTGGCCCATCCGGCGATCAAGGAGCTCTCACCGCTGTTTTTCCTCATGGTGGCAGGACGTCTGCTGGTGGCGCCATTGATCGCCATCGGTGTGATCTTTCTGGTGGGTCTTGAAGGGACCGTTGCCCAGGCCCTGCTGATTGCCAGTGCGTTTCCCATGTCGCGCAACAGTGCGCTGTTCGCACTGCAGTATAACAACCGGCCCGAGTTCGCCGCCCAAGGCGTGCTGGTCTCCACACTGCTGAGTTGTGTCACCGTGCCGTTCTTCGTCTTCCTGGCTCAGTGGCTGTTTCCCTAA
- a CDS encoding aspartate ammonia-lyase, which translates to MSDSRVERDSMGELQVPAQALYGAQTQRAVNNFPVSGQPMPAAFVHAVARIKLAAAQVNAELGLLDAARAEAIVTAAQEILDGKHDEQFPIDVFQTGSGTSTNMNVNEVIAHLASRGDLDVGPNDHVNMGQSSNDVIPTAIHLSAALAVQESLMPALEHLRSAIDTKASEVDGVVKTGRTHLMDAMPVRMSQELGAWSSQVSQAIERLQDGQRRLSRLAQGGTAVGTGINAHPAFAKRMADALAQHTGLALTPNDSFFAGLASQDAAVELSGHLRSYACVVMKISNDLRWMNSGPLAGLGEIELEALQPGSSIMPGKVNPVIPESAAQAAAQVIGLDTAITVAGQSGNFQLNVMLPLIANNLLTSIKLMSNVSRLLADRAIATFKVRQDNIQAPLSRNPILVTALNSVIGYNAAAAVAKKAYQAGRPIVDVAQEETDLSRDELEKLLDPAKLTEGGIPG; encoded by the coding sequence ATGAGCGATAGTCGTGTCGAACGCGATAGCATGGGCGAGCTGCAGGTACCTGCCCAGGCGCTTTACGGTGCCCAGACGCAGCGTGCGGTCAACAACTTCCCGGTGAGTGGCCAGCCGATGCCGGCCGCCTTTGTCCATGCCGTGGCACGCATCAAGCTGGCGGCGGCCCAGGTCAATGCAGAACTGGGCTTGCTCGATGCCGCTCGCGCCGAGGCGATCGTCACGGCGGCTCAGGAGATTCTCGACGGCAAGCACGACGAGCAGTTCCCCATCGACGTGTTCCAGACCGGTTCCGGCACCTCGACCAACATGAACGTCAATGAGGTGATCGCGCACCTTGCTTCGCGGGGTGATCTCGACGTCGGCCCCAACGATCATGTCAACATGGGGCAGTCGAGCAACGACGTGATTCCCACCGCGATCCACCTGTCGGCAGCGCTGGCGGTTCAGGAGAGCCTGATGCCGGCACTCGAGCATCTGCGCTCGGCGATCGATACCAAGGCCAGCGAGGTGGATGGAGTGGTCAAGACCGGGCGTACCCACCTGATGGATGCCATGCCGGTGCGAATGAGCCAAGAGCTCGGCGCTTGGTCGAGCCAGGTCTCCCAGGCCATCGAACGCTTGCAGGATGGTCAGCGGCGACTTTCGCGGCTTGCCCAGGGGGGCACGGCGGTGGGAACCGGCATCAACGCCCACCCGGCGTTCGCCAAGCGCATGGCCGATGCCCTTGCTCAACACACGGGGCTGGCGCTGACGCCCAACGACAGTTTCTTTGCGGGATTGGCGTCGCAGGATGCCGCCGTGGAGCTCTCCGGCCATCTGCGCAGCTACGCCTGCGTGGTGATGAAGATCAGTAACGATCTACGCTGGATGAACTCCGGGCCCCTGGCCGGGCTAGGCGAGATCGAACTCGAGGCACTGCAGCCCGGCAGCTCGATCATGCCCGGCAAGGTCAATCCGGTGATTCCCGAGTCGGCAGCCCAGGCGGCGGCTCAGGTCATTGGACTGGACACGGCAATCACGGTGGCGGGGCAGAGCGGCAACTTCCAATTGAACGTGATGCTGCCCCTGATCGCCAACAATCTGCTCACCTCGATCAAGCTGATGAGCAACGTCAGCCGGCTGCTGGCCGACCGGGCCATCGCTACCTTCAAGGTTCGCCAGGACAATATCCAGGCACCGCTGTCGCGCAACCCCATCCTGGTGACGGCGCTCAACTCGGTCATCGGCTATAACGCTGCCGCGGCCGTCGCCAAGAAGGCCTACCAGGCCGGACGACCGATTGTCGATGTGGCTCAGGAGGAGACCGACCTGAGCCGCGATGAGCTGGAAAAGCTGTTGGATCCGGCCAAGCTAACCGAAGGCGGCATTCCCGGTTGA
- a CDS encoding carboxypeptidase-like regulatory domain-containing protein, which translates to MKYWIVLLAVSVVVSGCQIVDPAPSPRIDVIDIGEDAAPEDRVTPGRVAREVAFPEREYAALEKQGNAAITGRLTLNGSAGSNANVAVAPVTTYSAEAAEKALAGQAVEPADPRAQAFTRQTRTNADGNFTVNGLPAGEYYVSASITPPGGQPRVVINQVRVGAGQTVRVNLSR; encoded by the coding sequence ATGAAATATTGGATCGTTTTGCTGGCCGTAAGCGTCGTCGTCAGCGGTTGTCAGATCGTCGACCCCGCCCCCTCGCCGCGTATCGATGTGATCGATATCGGCGAGGATGCCGCTCCCGAGGATCGCGTCACGCCTGGGCGCGTCGCCCGTGAGGTCGCCTTTCCCGAACGCGAGTACGCCGCACTGGAAAAACAGGGCAACGCCGCCATTACCGGCCGTCTGACGCTGAACGGCAGCGCGGGTAGCAACGCAAACGTTGCCGTGGCGCCCGTCACCACCTACTCGGCGGAGGCCGCCGAGAAGGCGCTGGCCGGTCAGGCCGTTGAGCCGGCCGATCCGCGCGCCCAGGCCTTCACCCGCCAGACGCGTACCAATGCCGATGGCAACTTCACCGTCAACGGTCTGCCTGCAGGCGAGTACTATGTCTCGGCCAGCATCACACCGCCAGGCGGCCAGCCACGCGTCGTCATCAATCAGGTTCGCGTCGGGGCGGGCCAAACCGTCAGGGTCAACCTGAGCCGCTGA
- a CDS encoding alpha/beta fold hydrolase, with amino-acid sequence MTRASWVIRSIGSIAALGVASAAFTAWTARRVEAQVPPQGRFVDVDGARLHVVEKGEGPVIILLHGLGGALQHFTYSLFDHLSHEYRLVAIDRPGAGYSTRRGDEAAALGRQAQAISSFICQEGIESPLIVGHSLGGTLALKLALDHAECVGGLALLAPLTRKQQIPASFQPMATESATLRRVMAWTLATPMGLAMGETMLNRAFSPQRPPGDFAERGGGLLALRPSHSYTSSLDLVAVNHALPAMTQRYGELAMPVGVLYGTDDNLLDPDDNLFPLTSQLVQLDKEVVSGAGHMLPLTHPGRTAAFIRRMTAAISPLP; translated from the coding sequence ATGACGCGCGCCTCTTGGGTTATCAGGAGTATCGGCTCGATTGCCGCACTGGGAGTGGCCTCGGCCGCCTTCACCGCATGGACCGCCCGCCGCGTGGAAGCGCAGGTGCCGCCCCAGGGGCGCTTCGTCGATGTCGACGGTGCTCGGCTTCATGTGGTCGAGAAGGGCGAGGGTCCCGTGATCATTCTGCTGCATGGGCTGGGTGGCGCTCTGCAGCACTTCACTTATTCGCTCTTCGATCATCTCTCGCACGAGTATCGCCTGGTCGCCATCGACCGACCCGGTGCGGGCTATTCCACGCGACGTGGCGACGAGGCGGCGGCACTGGGTAGGCAGGCTCAGGCCATCAGTTCTTTCATTTGCCAGGAGGGGATCGAGTCGCCGCTGATTGTCGGCCACTCATTGGGAGGGACGCTGGCCCTCAAGCTGGCCCTCGACCACGCCGAGTGCGTAGGCGGGTTGGCACTATTGGCGCCACTGACGCGCAAGCAGCAGATACCTGCCTCCTTCCAGCCGATGGCAACCGAATCGGCCACGCTGCGCCGTGTGATGGCATGGACCCTGGCGACCCCGATGGGGTTGGCAATGGGTGAGACGATGTTGAATCGCGCCTTCTCCCCGCAACGACCGCCTGGCGATTTCGCCGAGCGCGGTGGTGGGTTGCTGGCGCTGCGGCCCTCCCACTCCTATACGTCATCGCTGGACCTGGTCGCCGTTAACCATGCTCTGCCGGCAATGACGCAGCGTTATGGCGAGCTGGCGATGCCGGTCGGCGTGCTCTACGGCACCGACGACAACCTCCTCGATCCCGACGACAACCTGTTCCCCTTGACCTCCCAGCTTGTCCAGCTGGACAAGGAGGTGGTGTCGGGGGCCGGTCATATGCTGCCACTTACCCATCCCGGCAGGACGGCGGCGTTCATCCGCCGCATGACGGCGGCTATCTCGCCGCTGCCATGA